GGATGAGGACAAGCGGCTCTACTATGTGGCCGCCACCCGTGCGCAGTTCAAGCTCTACCTGCCGTTCTATACCTATAAAAACAGCGCCTCCTGGCTCGGCCCGGTATGCACGCTTCTCTCTCCGGCCCTGACAGCGGCGTTTCCCAGAGACGCCGGAGATAAGGATGTGCTCTGGTTGACGGCCGAACATTCCGCCGCCGGCGTGACGATCGCGGATCGGATCGACATTGCCGGGCAGAAGGAGACGGCCCCTGTTGCAGTGGGGTTCGAAGATCTGGTCATCCCGGAGAGCTATGCACAAAGACGGACCCGGGTGGATTCCTTTTCGCGCCTTCACCAGGAAAAGGGGATGGCGGACCGCATCCCGGCCGGAGAAGCGGCCTTTCATCCGGATCAATCGGGAAAAGAGGATGACGAGCCCCTGGGCGCCCCGGACATGGGACCTCTGTCTGAGACGGACCGGTCCAATGAGATCCCCGGCGGGACCGATGTCGGTCTGATGTTTCACGGGATACTGGAACAGATGGATTACGGCGTGGCGTTGAGATCCGGGGACGGGCACACGGATCCCGCCGGCTGTCTCATGGAAGACCCCGGCACCCGGGAGATCATTTCCAGGCAGATGGCGGCCTATCGGGTGGATGGGCGATGGGAGGAGGCGGTCTGCAGAATCCTCTGGAATACGCTGACAACGCCCATTCCGTTGTTTTGCGACGGGTTTACCCTTGCCCGGCTCAAGACCGAAGATCGCCTTCATGAGGCGGCGTTTTACTATGCGTATCCTCTCCTGCCTGACCGGCCCGGACCGGTTACGGGAAGTAAAGGACCGGATCGATTGATTCGGGGCTTTGTGGACCTGATCTTCAGAAAAGACGGGCGGTACTATGTGGCGGACTGGAAATCCAACTATCTTGAAACCGGTTACGGCCAGGAATCGATGGCCAGGAGCATGGCCGAGTCAGACTATCACCTCCAGTGCAGGCTGTATGCCATTGCTGCATTGCGCTGGCTGCGGCAGACCCTGGAAGATCGGTTTATTCCGGAAGCGCACTGGGGGGGCGTGTTCTATTTCTACCTGCGGGGCATGGGCGGGGCCGGGGGAGAGGGCATCTATCATATCCCGGCCGATCAACTGGGGCCCCTGGAGCGGCTTGAGAAAGAGACGCACGGGATGCTGCATGCCGGCTAGATGTGGGTTCGTTGGGTTTGTTGAGTTCATCGGGTTTGTTGAGTTTTTGTAAGCTTTCAGCTTTCAGCTTTGAGCTTTCAGCTTTGAGCTTCGAGCCTTGAGCTTTTGGATCGTTCATCGCTGATTAGCGAAGGTAGGTCTCAACAGCTTAACAGCTTACCAGCTCAATCATACTTTGCGCCGCATTGAAGGAATTTCATGAAACCATTGATCAGAGAAGCACAGCAGCTGCTGGAACGGCTCTCAGGCCTCGGCATACCGGCGGAGGACGCCGGGGCGGATATCCAGGATATCTATGCCGCATCCTGGAAACTGGAGCTCCCCCTGATCGACTATATGACCCTCCGCGATCTGGTGGAGCTGGGCGGATGCCAGGAGGACGGGCCGCTTGCGGCCGTGCTCATGACCCTGTTCAGGGCCCTGCAGGAGGGGAGTCTCTGCATCGATCTTGAAGAAGAGCGCCTGTGCGCCGGTCTCATGAGATTCCTGGAGGCCGGGCAGGCAGGGAAAATGGCAACCGCCTTTCTCAGCGGCCTGTCAAAGGATATGTACAAGGCGCTCATCACAAGAAACAGCGACGACTATCTGCCGCTGGTTTTGTCTGCGACCGGCAATAGAAGCCTCCTCTATTTTCAGAAGTTCCATGTCCATGAACATATGTTGAGAAAAAGGATGGAGGCCCTGCTGCAGGCACAACCGTCGATCCGGATCCCGGAGAGCGACATTGACGCTTTTATTGACGGGATTTACTCCCCTGAGCACGCTATCCGCGTTGGAAAGGAGGGGAGGCCGATCGAGCGGGATGCGCAACAGGTGGAGGCCCTCCGGATGTCGCTTAAATCGCAGTTCGCGATTATCTCGGGCGGCCCGGGCACCGGCAAGACCTCCCTGATGGTCAACATCCTCCGCTGCCTCCTGCGGGCGGGGATCAGGGCCGGGGAGATCCTTCTGGGCGCGCCCACGGGCCGGGCCGCACAGCGGATGACAGAAGCGGTGCAACGCAGTATCAACACCATTTCCTCGCCTGGAGAGGGGGAGAGGGAACTCCTGGATCTGAAAGGAAGCACCCTTCACAAGCTGCTGCGTTACCGCGGCGCGCACCATGACTTCTACTACGGCGAGACCAACCCCCTTCCCGCATCCGTCATTATTCTCGACGAGGTCTCCATGGTGGACGTGATCATGATGGAGCGGTTTCTAAGGGCCGTGGACGCGTCCAGGACCCGGCTGATCTTTCTGGGGGACAAGGACCAGCTGCCGTCCGTAGAGGCGGGGGCCGTTTTTGCCGAGATGATTCCCGACGGCACGCGGGCCGAGCGATTCAAGGATCGCCTGATCGTCCTCGATACGGTTTATCGTTCCGGAAAAAATCTGCTGCATTTGGCCGGACAGATCAATCAGGGGATGTTTCCGGAATATGCGCCTGTTTCCTTTGCGTCGGCCCTTCACCTGGCAACGGACCGTTGGGCCGTGGTCCCGGATGAGGGGGTGAGGGCGTGGAGAGAACACCTGCGACTCTGGGTGGACCATCATTATCTGAGCCCGGTGGATGACGACGGGAGGGATTACACAGGACTGGCATCGGAGGCCGGCGGCATGGAGGTGGGGAGTCTCCTTCACGCGGATTCGGGAAAGGAGATCCTGGGTCGGCTCTTTGAGCGGGTGGAACAGGCAAGGATCCTGTCACTGGTGAGAAACGGCATCTACGGGTGCAACGGCATTAACCAAGAGATCGCCGGGCGCCTGGGGGCTGCGGTCGGAGAGCCGGCCTGGATGGAAAGGGGGTATTTTGGAGGGGCGGTGATCATGATCACCCGAAACGATTATGCAAAGGCGCTTTTTAACGGAGATGTGGGCGTGGTGATCAGGAACAGCGATGGGGCATACCGGGCCTTTTTCCCCCGTTTCGGAACGTACATCGCCTTTTCCATGGATATGCTGCCCCCCTGGGAACTGGCCTTTTCCATGACCGTTCATAAGAGTCAGGGCTCGGAGTTCGACGATGTACTCCTGGTGCTCCCGCAGGATGACACCCACCGGCTCCTGACCCGGGAGATCGTCTATACAGGGGTCACCCGGGCCAGGAAGCGGATCATCATTCATGGGACGGAATCGGTCCTGAAAAACGCCCTCAAACAGAAGATCGAGCGGCAGTCAGGGCTGGAATGGTAACTTCCGGATGACCGGCGGTCATCATCATGCAGCCGGCACCCATCATTAACTTGACGCGTTTCATTATGGTTTCTCCTTTGTCGTGGAACTTTCAGGGCCTCCACCGGTTGTCCCGGTCCGACCAGGATTCTTATGATTCTTTTAAACTATAAAACATTTATTGATTCCGCAACGGCTCAAAAAGGTATTCCAGACCGTTGATTTTGATCTCATAAACCATGCGCAACATTTCCCCCAGTTGTCCGGCCGGAAATCCTTTCCGGGCAAACCAAACCATATAAGTCTCAGGGAGGTCGATCAACCGCCGCTCCTTATATTTGCCGAACGGCATCCGCATCCTGGCCAGTTTAAGCAAGACCGCCGCGTCCGGTATGCACTCATTCTTTTCGTTCATTTAATCCTGGAAACCTCCGTCTTTTCCCTTGCCGATTCCATCCGTGACACATCACGTCACGGCAGTCGCTTTGTGAAGTCTATGTAAGCCTCCCTATAGCGCTTCTTGAGTTCAGACTGAAATTCCTTAGCGCTGACGTTCAGTTTCTCAAGTCGTTCGGCGGTATATTTGAGGGGGAAGTGTTTCTCCTTAACGATTTCGAGCACCAGTTCGTCAGGTGGAGGCCTTTGATGGAAGCTTCCTTCTTTGAGATCCTCATATCCCGCAAATTCACAAAGTCTCAAGAAGGCGAGGTACTTTTCCATAAGTTCAGGGTGTGCGAGATATCCATACTCATTCATTATAGACCAGACTCGATAAAAGGTAACGTCACTAACAATTGTTGCCTGCCCGTCGAGCGTGGCTATCGTTAGGGGTTGGTACAGTTTTGATAACCTTTGCTCCTGGAGTTCCCTGATATGCCCTTTCCACTCCTTTGCAGGGATCAACCAAAGTTGGAGAATTGCAGTGGTCGCTATTGAAACGAGACCTCCCAGTATGACAGCCAGAAGTGGGGTCCAGAAACTTCTTCCCCTTTCATTTTTCACTATTCAACCTCCCTATCCCGGGTGTTGTTTACAGACGCAGGATATTGGCTCAGAACATCTGTGGCCTCTGTAGGCTTGATTCCCAGCGTGTTCCGCTTTTAGATGATCCTCTATTGGTGGCGGGCAAATACCACCCTTAGGTCCGAGACAAACAGGGTGACGAGTGGCCCTTGTTCCACCTGGATAGTCCATTTGCGCCAGTCCCGGTTGTCCGGGATTATTCTTGTCGATAACCCTATCGCCGGACGAAAAGGGGATCTGATCCTATGACTGGTCGATGTTCATGGGCGTATCCCGGTCAGTCAGGCCCGCCCCCGTCCCTTTGGCTTTGAATTCAGTTCTGGAGAACAAGGCCCTGGCAAAACGTAACGTTCAAGTTTACAAGTTGGGTACGTCCCGGATTCTCTCCACGTCCCGGACTCCCTCATACCCTTTCCATTTGCCAATAATGTGAAAGAACCCTGGGGATCTATTTCGGATTTCCGTCCCATTATCGTCTCATGTTGTTCTCAACTAATTGATATATATATCTTTTATCGTATCAGTCGGTCTCATAAACGTTTTGTCCATAATCCAAGATATAATAGGTTCCACGGCCGGAACCGTGCACCTTGACCAATCCGTCCCTTACTAACTTGGATAGGCGTCTGTTCATGGTGGCCTTGGGAATAGAGAATGCCTCCAGAAATTCTCTGATGGAGGCCTGCTTTCTGTGAGAGAGCCACTGACAGATTTCGGCGTCTTTTCTGGGAATGCCCAACGTCAAAAAGGAAGAATACAATTCAACTCTGAAAGCATTTATTGTCGGCAGAAAGCGAGGTGCAGGTAGATGTCGAGCGGCCAGCTCGGCCCTCATCCGGTAAATGCCACTCCCGAGCCGCTCTACATAACCCATTCGATAGAATATGTCGGCAATCAGTCGGTTACGGGGAACCGCGCGTGTTCCAAGCTCCTCCAGGGACAGTCCATCTGGAAGACCGCCTGGATTGCTAACCTCTATCCGTCCCGGATGCATATGAATATAGATATGAGTCGTGTCAGCAAAATAATCACGGTGCGTCAATGCATTCAAAACGGCTTCACGATACACGGCTTCAGGTATTTCGGGATACTCCTCACGCGGACCTGCTTTCACGATTCGGTAAGCCACTCGCAGGTTCCTCCGAATAAATCCAACGGCGCCGTTGAACTGTTCCACCAAAGTCCCATCGGCATCAAGTCGATCGAGCACATTTGCACGGGTTTCATCAGAATAAAGGGCACAGGTTGCATAGGTTTCGGGATAATATTCTTGAGGGTTTAGGCCGAAAAATAACAAGGCTGCCCGTGTCAAGAGTAACCGATTCTTCTGTTTCTGGGCTAATCCCAAATTGATCAAGAGATCTCTGGCCCTGGTCGATCCAGGCAGGCCACGGATTCGCAGGAAGTCTTCGATTTTCTCATGGTCCAGAACATCCTCTGAATCAGTGCCCTGTTCCAACTGTTCATCAAAGCGGACTTTGTCGCTTCTGATTGCAAAACGGAGAATCTCATCTCTGCTGAGGTGCTGGGAGTTGGGACCAATCCGCAAAAAGAAACACTCATTGCAGCAGTAAGGTTTGTCTTTGCCTTCGGGGACTACAATCTCAATAACTGGGCCATGTGAAATCAACCGGATGGATATCCTGGGATCACAGTTATTGGCGATATCCTGTATCTGGCTTC
This DNA window, taken from Deltaproteobacteria bacterium, encodes the following:
- the recD gene encoding exodeoxyribonuclease V subunit alpha, whose product is MKPLIREAQQLLERLSGLGIPAEDAGADIQDIYAASWKLELPLIDYMTLRDLVELGGCQEDGPLAAVLMTLFRALQEGSLCIDLEEERLCAGLMRFLEAGQAGKMATAFLSGLSKDMYKALITRNSDDYLPLVLSATGNRSLLYFQKFHVHEHMLRKRMEALLQAQPSIRIPESDIDAFIDGIYSPEHAIRVGKEGRPIERDAQQVEALRMSLKSQFAIISGGPGTGKTSLMVNILRCLLRAGIRAGEILLGAPTGRAAQRMTEAVQRSINTISSPGEGERELLDLKGSTLHKLLRYRGAHHDFYYGETNPLPASVIILDEVSMVDVIMMERFLRAVDASRTRLIFLGDKDQLPSVEAGAVFAEMIPDGTRAERFKDRLIVLDTVYRSGKNLLHLAGQINQGMFPEYAPVSFASALHLATDRWAVVPDEGVRAWREHLRLWVDHHYLSPVDDDGRDYTGLASEAGGMEVGSLLHADSGKEILGRLFERVEQARILSLVRNGIYGCNGINQEIAGRLGAAVGEPAWMERGYFGGAVIMITRNDYAKALFNGDVGVVIRNSDGAYRAFFPRFGTYIAFSMDMLPPWELAFSMTVHKSQGSEFDDVLLVLPQDDTHRLLTREIVYTGVTRARKRIIIHGTESVLKNALKQKIERQSGLEW
- a CDS encoding DUF3820 family protein; its protein translation is MNEKNECIPDAAVLLKLARMRMPFGKYKERRLIDLPETYMVWFARKGFPAGQLGEMLRMVYEIKINGLEYLFEPLRNQ
- a CDS encoding putative DNA binding domain-containing protein yields the protein MKIVCAEGEGQKIEFKAKPSHLASEMVAFANASGGSIFVGITDDGQIVGVDVSNRLRSQIQDIANNCDPRISIRLISHGPVIEIVVPEGKDKPYCCNECFFLRIGPNSQHLSRDEILRFAIRSDKVRFDEQLEQGTDSEDVLDHEKIEDFLRIRGLPGSTRARDLLINLGLAQKQKNRLLLTRAALLFFGLNPQEYYPETYATCALYSDETRANVLDRLDADGTLVEQFNGAVGFIRRNLRVAYRIVKAGPREEYPEIPEAVYREAVLNALTHRDYFADTTHIYIHMHPGRIEVSNPGGLPDGLSLEELGTRAVPRNRLIADIFYRMGYVERLGSGIYRMRAELAARHLPAPRFLPTINAFRVELYSSFLTLGIPRKDAEICQWLSHRKQASIREFLEAFSIPKATMNRRLSKLVRDGLVKVHGSGRGTYYILDYGQNVYETD